One Bacteroidota bacterium genomic window, GGTGATGGGCTGCTTGTAGGCGATGATCGACAGGGTTTCCAAGCTCGCCCGTGACATCCGCCGGGTGCTTTTGGCCAAAACGGCATGCTTCACAAAAGGATAATAGTCCTTTTTGGTATAAAACTGGTAGCCGCCGTCGATTTGCTTGAGTTCGAAGACAAATTCGTCGCTCTGATACTTGGCCAAGAGCGCTGCGAGCGCGTCGTTGAGGACATCCTCATCGAATTTGATCCCAAAAAAATCCTCATTCTGGAAAATCTCCAGGAACTGTGTCGGCTTCATAGGGCCGTCGGCGGCAAAAATGAGCGCCTCAATGATTTTCTGAACTTCCATCCGAGGTGCAAAGGTAGGCAGGGAATGGGAAAGTTTGGATCAAGAAATCTTTTGGCAGAAAAGGAGGAAGTCTTTGAGGGTCTGAAGGTGATCGGTTTGTTGGGTTCGAAGGATGAGCTGGTCGAGGTAATCGGGCGTCATCACTGCGGTTGGCGAAACTTTTGAATACTCCATATTCCTTTCCCGAAAGACTCTTTTGAGATAGTCTAGGTGAAAAGCCGCATGCGTTGAGTCTTGATGAATATTTGGCATTTGTTCTGGGTCGTTCTGGGACACATCGAAGTGGGAAATGTAGCCACGAAGAACCTCGTCGGCTGGGTTGCGCTGAAAAACTTTTCGGTTCCCTAAAAGCCAAGTTTCAATGCATCTGTTCTGCACGATCACTTTCAATTCATATCCTCGAGGCTTAAGATTCCGCTTCGCAAGGCTATTCATCAAGTCAACCCGCGCTTGTTCCAGTGATCCTTCTTCTGCATCGAGGCAAATGACAAGGAAATCGAAGGTCCCCAAATCATTCAGCTCCTCCACGGCATCCTGAACAAAACGGTACAATGAAGGAATACCTTGTCCATGAGCCAGATAGAAATTTTTGTCCTGTGCTTCCGTAGGGACCGCAACGCGATGAAATTCGGGAAGAAGCTGCTGAAGCCAAGCAGGATATATCTTGTACTCCGTTCGTCTTCCCTCAACAATGAAATACAGATTCATTCGGAAATCACACCTGTTTGAAAGGCCTCCAATTGGGTGAGTTGGGTGAAGTTTTCATGCCTTGAACGCCCAATGCCTAGTTCCTCAGCTGTATGTGTACTTACCACCCCACCTTTTCGCGTGACAATTTTCCAATGTTTGGCACCGATACGATTGATGATGTATGGATGGTGGCTCGTGATGATAAACTGAAGCCCACGACCAGCGTTTTGGACGGCTTCTGCGACAAGGTCGATGCAGTTTGCTCCGAGGCTGTTTTCGAATTCATCAATTAGGATGAGGGAATTGTCAGGGCAGAGTTCAATTTGGGCAAGCAAGGCCAACGTTTTTCGCATGCCAGTAGAAACGGTACCAAGTCTAAATGAATCCACCAATCCATATTCGGAAATATTCCAATAAAATCTTGGACTTGTTTGCCGGAAATCGACACCCTCTAGTAAATCATCAACAAACGGAAATATCTCAATGTATCGATCTCTAATACGATCAAAAATTGGCTTCCCTTCAGGATGACTACTTAACCAACCAAGACGCAGTGCTAGGTTTGCGCTGGACCTTCGAATCCCATCAACGGTTAGCCCCTTCCACAGATCGATTTCCTTCAAGTCATTTAGGAATGCCTTGTCAATCTCAATCTCTGAAAATGGAAAAGTATTTTTAAGCTCCTTGCTAATATCTGCGATTTGACCCTCTGTCTCAAACAGATTGATTATGCTTAGGTTTTCGTTCAGTTTTGGCAGGTTGAAATTGGAGTATTTTACTATGTCCCTTTGTCTCGCAACGATTTCTTTTCCAGATTCTGTTACCCTTTCAAAATCAAAGCTAGCTTCAAAATGCCGATCTTGACCCTTTCTTTCCACAAACTCTTCAATTTCTGCACGCCCTTCCCATTCGAAGAGCCTCCCGTCGATCGTCCTCAAAGAGAGTTCCCAAACAATGATATCACTAGGATGACTTTCTGAAATTGTTCGATTTGTGGCTAGATCTGTAAGAAACTTGATTGCCTCCAAAATCCTCGTCTTCCCTACCCCACTTGCTCCTACCAACAAATTGAAACGATCAAATTTCGTTTGCTCCAATGACCATCCCTCGGAAGGGTACGATACCTTTAATGACTCTATGAACATCGTCTATGCTTTGTTTCTGATCCTAATTTAAGGAAAAACTGGCTTTTCTGCATCGAGGCCCCTCTGAAGCCCGCTCCTGTTTCACTTAATGGGGTCATTTGCATAACCGCTTTTCCAACAATCTGCGTTAAATTAATGCTCATATTTCGCAAGAGTAACCTTGTTTTCAATGGGTTTGTACGTAAATATCAAATTGTAATGAACCTCTTCCTCCTGGAGGTTATAGTTTGATATCACGAACTGAACCAGTATGTTTTGCGTTTCCCACGTGAATGTGGTTTCCTTTCCCAATATCCCCTCCTCAGTCTTTTTATGATCGAACGATCCAAATAGTCTATTCAACTCTGCACCAAGATTTCCAGGAGTTGAGGGAATCCCGCCGTTTTGCTTCAGCACATAGTTCTCCAATGTTTCAAAAGTCCAAAAATTGATCACGAACAATTTTTCATCGAAATAGCTCAGACTAACCATTTTAATTTGCTCGTTAGCAACATTGTAGTCATATCCATCCGTGGGGCTTTCAGCATCAATTTTGTATCGTTTCAATCTACCATTCAATTCTGAGCCTTCAAAAACGGGTCCCAAAATGCTTTTTGGGGAAGATTGAAATTTGAACTTTTTGAAGCCATTCAACAAATCAATATTTCCTTTTGTCTGCGACGGAAGTAAACAAGATTGAAGCATCAGGAAAAGGAAAATCAACTTCTTCATTTTGTTTCAAGAATAAACAGGTTTCTAGACGCGTTTCTGAGTTTTCGATTTTGGCCAGAGGCCAGTCGTTCGGGCGGCGTGCGGCCGGAGGCCGCCGCCTCGCCTCTATTCCTACTTCTCCCTCGCCACGGAATAATCGACCAGGGCGCGAAGGCTCGTCTTGCTGGGTGACTCGGGGAAGGTGTCGAGGATGTCCATGGCTTCTTTGAGGAAGTTGTTCATGACTTGCTCGCTGTAGGTGATGCCGCCGTGGTCGATCACGTATTGAATGACCCAGTCGACGGCAGCTTTGTCGGTGTTGTGGCGTTTGACGACGTTGATGATCTTGCGGCGCTGCGCCCAGCTTGCCTTGTTCAGCACGTGGATGAGCGGCAGGGTCATCTTTTTTTCCTTGATGTCGATGCCCAAAGGCTTGCCGACATCCGCCGTCCCGTAGTCAAAGAGGTCGTCGCGAATCTGGAAGGCCATGCCGATTTTTTCGCCCATGAGGCGCATCTGCTCGATGAATGGCGCATCGTCAGGCCGCGCGCTTGCAGCTCCGACTTCGCAGCAACTCGCAATCAACGACGCGGTCTTCTGCCGGATGATATCAAAGTACACCGCCTCATCGACATTGAGCTTTCTGGCCTTCTCGATTTGCAGCAATTCGCCTTCAGCCATGAGTTTGACGGCATTGCTGGTAATCTTAAGCAACTGAAAATCGTCATGCTCCATGGACATGAGCAGGCCCTTGCTCAGGAGGAAGTCGCCGATCAACACGGCAATCTTGTTTTTCCAGAGGGCGTTGATGCTGAAGAAGCCGCGGCGTTCGTCGGCATCGTCGACCACATCGTCATGGACGAGGGTGGCGGTGTGGAGCAATTCGATGAGGGCTGCACCGCGATAGGTGCTCGGGGTGATGCCGCCGGCGAGATTGGCACTGAGCAAGACAAACATCGGACGCATCTGCTTGCCTTTGCGCTTGATGAGATACTGCATGATCTGGTCGAGCAGCATCACGCGGCTTTTCATCGCTCCCCGGAAGTACTTTTCAAATTGTACCAATTCCTCGGCGATGGGCGCTTGTATCGTCTCCAATGCGCGTTTTTTCGACATCGCGCCAAAAATAGGTTTTATTTTGGGGAATGCCAGACTGATGATGCAAGTTTAGTCGGGCCGGATGGGTTTGATACAGCTGCCGCAGTGCACAAGTTCACCCACCCATTGCATTCCAAAAGTCCGCTCAGGCCTCGATTTTGACCGCTCAGCGCTGGAATGCTACATTTTGGCATCAAAATCCGCTACCTTCCCATTTGGGTTTTCTTACTGCTGAATTCCAAGAAATGACTGTTCGCCATTGGTTCCTGAGCCTGCTTTTGTTGTCGTGCCAACTTTCCGCCCTACAAGCCAAGTACAAAACTCCGGCCGTTGCGCCTGAATTGCCTTCCATTGTCAATTTCGTTGAAAACAAGGGCCAATGGGATTCCTATATTCGCTATGAAGCCGGCATTCCGGGGGGAAAGGTGTTTTTTGAGGATGGCAAATTGACCTACAACTTGGCCGACCTCAGCCATTTGCACGACGACTATTTTCATTGCCCGACCAACCGTGACCTCACCCCGATCAACTACCGCGGTCATGCATTTCAATTGGTCTTCGAAGGTGCAAGCGCAAATCCCGTCATTTCGCCATCAGAAAAGTATCCGCAGTACAACAATTACTTCATCGGCAACGATCCTTCCAAATGGGCCGGAGCCGTCGGGATTTATGGAGAAATTCGCTACGAAGGCATTTATCAGGGAATTGATGCAATTTTCTATGGTCAAAAGGACGCATTGAAATATGATTTTGTGGTATCTGAGGGATCGGATGCGCAAGAGATTCGTTTGAAATATGAAGGATTGGATGGCATTCGCATCGAAGACGGCGATCTTGTTTTCCCGACGAGCATTGGCACGTTTCGCGAAATGCGGCCCTTTGCCTACCAAATCATCGACGGTGTTCAAGTCGGGGTCGAATGCCATTTCGTCCTCGAAAACAATGTCGTCACGTTCGCCTTCCCGCAGGACTACCGCCATGACCTCGAATTGGTGATCGACCCCACATGGGTGTTTGGTTCATTTACAGGTTCGACGAGCGACAATTTCGGTTATACCGCAACCTTTGATACTGCGGGAAATCTCTACGGAGGTGGCATCGCATTCGGATTGGGCTATCCGACATCGATCGGGGCCTATCAAACCGCGTTTGGCGGCGGCGGCGGACCACCCTTCGGCGGATTGCCCTTTGACATGTCGATCACCAAGTTCAATCCCACAGGCACCGCCATTGTCTGGAGCACATACATCGGCGGCTCCCTCAACGAGCAACCACAATCCCTGATCACCAACGACGCTGGCGAATTGATCATCTACGGCCGTGCTTGGTCCGCAAACTTTCCGACGACACCTGGAGCCTTCCAAACCGTGATGGGTGGCTCCTCCGACATTGTCGTAACCAAGCTCAATGCAACGGGTACCGCCTTGATCGGGTCCACCTACATGGGTGGGACGGCAGATGACGGTCTCAACATCACGACCAATTACGGTCCTGGCATTCAGAGCCTCTACCACAACTATGGCGACGATTCACGCGGCGAAGTCATGCTTGACCCAGCTGGGAACGTGTACATCGCTTCGTGCAGCCAAAGCGGAAACTTCCCAGTGACGCCGGGATGTTTTCAGCCGGCAAGCGGTGGTGCGCAGGATGCAGTTGTGTTTCGGCTGAACCCAACCTTGACAACACTTGGGTGGTCCACCTACCTCGGTGGCAGCGGAAACGATGCTGGCTATTCGATCAAAATCGACGCATCCGGCAATCCCTACGTCGCCGGCGGAACGGAAAGCCCGAATTTTCCTACGACCCCGGGTGTCATTTCCCAGGCCTACAATGGGGCGATCGATGGCTACATCACACGCTTCAATCCAACGGGAACTGCCATTCTCGCAAGTACATACATTGGCACGCCGGACTATGATCAATGCTTTTTCCTGGAAATTGATGCAGCCCAAGACATCTATGTCGTGGGCCAAACGCTTGGCGCCTTTCCGGTCACCCCCGGTGTGTACAGCAATCCGAATGGCAACCAATTCACGGCAAAATACAATCCGACGCTCACCACGACGGCATTCTCAACTGTGTTTGGCAACGGAACGGGAATCGTGGATATTTCGCCGACGGCATTTTTGATCGATCGCTGCGGCTTCATCTACGTGGCGGGATGGGGTGGTGCCGACAACCTGAATTTCACGACACCCACAAATGGTTATACGACCGGCC contains:
- a CDS encoding DUF4276 family protein, yielding MNLYFIVEGRRTEYKIYPAWLQQLLPEFHRVAVPTEAQDKNFYLAHGQGIPSLYRFVQDAVEELNDLGTFDFLVICLDAEEGSLEQARVDLMNSLAKRNLKPRGYELKVIVQNRCIETWLLGNRKVFQRNPADEVLRGYISHFDVSQNDPEQMPNIHQDSTHAAFHLDYLKRVFRERNMEYSKVSPTAVMTPDYLDQLILRTQQTDHLQTLKDFLLFCQKIS
- a CDS encoding ATP-binding protein, whose translation is MEQTKFDRFNLLVGASGVGKTRILEAIKFLTDLATNRTISESHPSDIIVWELSLRTIDGRLFEWEGRAEIEEFVERKGQDRHFEASFDFERVTESGKEIVARQRDIVKYSNFNLPKLNENLSIINLFETEGQIADISKELKNTFPFSEIEIDKAFLNDLKEIDLWKGLTVDGIRRSSANLALRLGWLSSHPEGKPIFDRIRDRYIEIFPFVDDLLEGVDFRQTSPRFYWNISEYGLVDSFRLGTVSTGMRKTLALLAQIELCPDNSLILIDEFENSLGANCIDLVAEAVQNAGRGLQFIITSHHPYIINRIGAKHWKIVTRKGGVVSTHTAEELGIGRSRHENFTQLTQLEAFQTGVISE
- a CDS encoding polyprenyl synthetase family protein, which encodes MSKKRALETIQAPIAEELVQFEKYFRGAMKSRVMLLDQIMQYLIKRKGKQMRPMFVLLSANLAGGITPSTYRGAALIELLHTATLVHDDVVDDADERRGFFSINALWKNKIAVLIGDFLLSKGLLMSMEHDDFQLLKITSNAVKLMAEGELLQIEKARKLNVDEAVYFDIIRQKTASLIASCCEVGAASARPDDAPFIEQMRLMGEKIGMAFQIRDDLFDYGTADVGKPLGIDIKEKKMTLPLIHVLNKASWAQRRKIINVVKRHNTDKAAVDWVIQYVIDHGGITYSEQVMNNFLKEAMDILDTFPESPSKTSLRALVDYSVAREK